One genomic region from Kamptonema formosum PCC 6407 encodes:
- a CDS encoding DUF561 domain-containing protein yields the protein MTVHPKLQRAFEQGRALKIISGLNNFDVDRVAATVKAADLGGASFIDIAADVNLVQMARKLTNLPICVSAVEPEKFVAAVAAGANLIEIGNFDSFYAQGRRFEAEEVLALTRETRSLLPHITLSVTVPHILELDRQVQLALDLVKAGADIIQTEGGTSAKPVHPGVLGLMEKASPTLAAAYEISRAVSVPVLCASGISSVTAPLAIAAGASGVGVGSAINQLNSEIAMVAAVRSLVEAMATVSRSPISAVTYTP from the coding sequence ATGACCGTACATCCTAAATTGCAACGTGCTTTCGAGCAAGGCAGAGCACTTAAAATTATCAGTGGTTTGAACAATTTTGATGTCGATCGAGTCGCAGCTACCGTTAAAGCAGCGGATCTGGGCGGCGCAAGCTTTATCGATATTGCCGCCGATGTCAACTTAGTGCAAATGGCTCGTAAATTGACAAATCTGCCGATTTGCGTATCTGCTGTAGAACCTGAGAAATTTGTCGCCGCAGTTGCTGCGGGTGCTAATTTGATTGAAATCGGTAACTTTGACAGTTTCTACGCTCAAGGTCGCCGTTTTGAAGCTGAGGAAGTGTTAGCGTTAACTCGCGAGACGCGATCGCTCCTTCCCCACATTACCCTCTCTGTCACCGTCCCGCACATCTTGGAACTCGATCGCCAAGTACAATTAGCTCTAGACTTGGTAAAAGCTGGTGCTGACATCATTCAGACAGAAGGCGGAACCAGCGCCAAACCAGTACATCCTGGGGTTTTGGGACTGATGGAAAAAGCTAGCCCAACCTTAGCCGCCGCCTACGAAATCTCTCGCGCCGTTTCAGTACCAGTGCTTTGCGCTTCCGGGATCTCCAGCGTCACTGCACCTCTGGCAATCGCCGCCGGTGCCTCTGGCGTTGGCGTAGGTAGTGCTATCAACCAACTCAACAGCGAAATTGCAATGGTGGCCGCTGTTCGCAGTTTGGTGGAAGCAATGGCTACGGTGTCGCGATCGCCTATCTCTGCTGTGACTTACACTCCTTAA
- a CDS encoding AAA family ATPase, whose protein sequence is MNTFKSITIEGFRRLFSAEVEMRPLTVMIGANGVGKTSFLEIFSLLAESAKGQLQSKISELSGLTLCEGDLIT, encoded by the coding sequence ATGAACACATTTAAGTCTATAACCATTGAGGGGTTCCGCCGCTTGTTTTCGGCGGAGGTGGAAATGCGGCCTCTGACAGTGATGATTGGTGCTAACGGCGTTGGGAAAACTTCTTTTTTAGAAATATTCTCACTTCTAGCAGAATCGGCCAAAGGTCAGTTACAATCCAAAATTTCAGAATTAAGTGGTCTGACTCTTTGTGAGGGGGATTTGATTACTTGA
- a CDS encoding GTP cyclohydrolase II produces the protein MPKPKHIVLTSHPGKAGAKSMPIHWGESDPLKRGPVIGTLSKATHRNAIGTHSGSYSVYRALAIASGTLQADHRPDFTNTSPAERIGPHPSWSDRHKIVCLDPFGAMVGEVYATFYEQGYDIRPSIAITKAHINMPELQDAIAKGRVQIDGKIVKEGGNLVVTKVAIDPVWYLPGIAHRLKVEESHLRRILFQQTGGMFPELVTRPDLHIFLPPIGGITVYIVGEIANITDPNKPLAVRVHDECNGSDVFSSDICTCRPYLVHGIEVCIQTALEGGAGVIVYFRKEGRALGEVTKFLVYNARKRQEGGDRADAYFTRTECVAGTQDMRFQELMPDVLHWLGITRIDRLVSMSDMKYNAIKNSGIEVIERIPIPEDWIPADAQVEILAKKAAGYYTPDKVPDATTLAETKGRSLAD, from the coding sequence GTGCCTAAACCCAAGCATATTGTTTTAACCTCCCATCCCGGCAAAGCAGGCGCAAAATCGATGCCGATTCACTGGGGAGAAAGCGATCCCCTCAAGCGCGGCCCAGTTATTGGCACGCTCAGCAAGGCAACTCACCGTAATGCAATCGGTACTCATTCCGGTTCCTACTCTGTTTATCGGGCGCTAGCGATCGCATCTGGTACACTCCAAGCCGATCACCGTCCCGATTTTACCAATACCTCGCCCGCCGAACGCATCGGCCCCCATCCCAGTTGGAGCGATCGCCACAAAATTGTCTGCCTCGATCCCTTTGGCGCAATGGTAGGCGAAGTTTACGCCACATTTTACGAGCAAGGCTATGATATTCGCCCCTCAATTGCTATTACTAAAGCTCACATTAATATGCCAGAGCTGCAAGATGCTATCGCCAAAGGACGAGTGCAAATTGATGGTAAAATAGTCAAAGAAGGTGGCAACTTAGTAGTAACTAAAGTTGCCATAGATCCCGTCTGGTATCTCCCAGGAATTGCCCATCGGCTCAAGGTTGAGGAAAGCCATTTGCGCCGGATACTTTTTCAGCAAACAGGAGGGATGTTTCCTGAGTTAGTAACCAGACCGGATTTACACATTTTTTTACCCCCAATTGGCGGGATTACAGTTTATATTGTCGGAGAGATTGCTAATATTACTGACCCTAACAAACCACTCGCCGTCCGCGTACACGACGAGTGTAACGGTTCCGATGTTTTTAGTTCCGATATTTGCACCTGTCGGCCTTATTTAGTACACGGAATTGAGGTTTGCATTCAAACTGCTTTAGAGGGAGGTGCTGGTGTTATTGTTTACTTCCGCAAAGAAGGAAGAGCATTAGGAGAAGTGACGAAATTTTTAGTTTATAATGCCCGGAAACGGCAGGAAGGCGGCGATCGTGCCGATGCCTATTTCACTCGCACTGAATGCGTAGCTGGCACTCAAGATATGCGATTTCAAGAATTGATGCCAGATGTACTGCACTGGTTGGGAATTACCCGCATTGACCGCTTAGTATCCATGAGCGATATGAAATATAATGCAATTAAGAATTCTGGCATTGAGGTAATTGAGCGCATCCCCATTCCTGAAGATTGGATTCCCGCAGATGCACAGGTAGAAATTCTTGCTAAGAAAGCTGCGGGTTACTACACACCAGACAAAGTACCCGATGCTACAACTCTGGCGGAAACAAAAGGACGGAGTTTAGCAGATTAG
- a CDS encoding WGxxGxxG family protein, with protein sequence MKSSDLSKVIGASVMAAGLVILPATLPASAQTNTSPNTDNTTTTTTPPRADVYDADIDNDFDWGWLGLLGLTGLLGLIPRKREETVHYNSTTSDRDPVRTDYR encoded by the coding sequence ATGAAAAGTTCTGATTTATCTAAGGTAATTGGTGCGAGTGTGATGGCAGCGGGTTTAGTGATTCTACCTGCTACTCTTCCCGCTTCAGCTCAGACTAATACTTCTCCAAATACTGACAACACTACCACCACTACAACCCCCCCTCGAGCGGATGTTTATGATGCCGATATCGATAATGACTTTGACTGGGGTTGGTTAGGTTTGTTAGGTTTGACTGGTTTGTTGGGTTTGATTCCCCGCAAACGAGAAGAAACAGTGCATTATAACAGTACCACTAGCGATCGCGACCCCGTTCGCACTGACTACCGCTAA
- a CDS encoding adenylate/guanylate cyclase domain-containing protein, translating to MANLRSTVIMKTDICGYTARVKTLSQGALSSLLNEHKIFISDISAKSEGSIIKGEGDSFWIIFPSVTSAALAAIEMQQELRAQQSGKTDDDRLAIRVSITLGDVLHQDKDIFGNTVNLTARIESVTPPDEIYLSQAAWLALNKAEVQTSFVNEFSLKGMSEPEKVYKIDQEHKTRIVKNQAVIKADLRGFIAYQESNSIQDVEYLLTNFDMFEKTICEEYGGTIRNVVGDSHLLTFPEAHSALAAMENLCENWKLFIQTHQIPCGLSIGIAKGNLYIFRSCTYGKDINTAARLEKVSGIVCPGTDKNSVVASEQIKREVSGSKWEYKLIKIDKNVILDNIMDYSHFDFFKENEVYRCLVD from the coding sequence ATGGCTAATTTGCGTTCTACTGTGATCATGAAAACTGATATTTGCGGGTATACCGCTAGAGTAAAAACCTTATCTCAAGGGGCTTTAAGTAGCTTATTAAACGAACATAAAATTTTCATTTCAGATATTAGTGCTAAAAGTGAAGGAAGTATTATCAAAGGTGAAGGAGATTCGTTTTGGATTATTTTTCCCAGCGTGACATCAGCGGCATTAGCAGCCATAGAAATGCAGCAAGAATTGAGGGCACAGCAGTCAGGAAAAACTGATGATGACCGTTTAGCAATTCGCGTATCAATCACCTTGGGAGACGTATTACATCAGGATAAAGATATCTTTGGCAATACAGTTAATTTAACAGCAAGAATAGAATCAGTAACGCCTCCCGATGAAATATATTTATCCCAAGCGGCTTGGTTAGCACTTAATAAAGCAGAAGTGCAAACATCTTTTGTAAATGAGTTTTCCTTAAAAGGAATGAGCGAACCGGAAAAAGTATACAAAATAGATCAAGAACACAAGACAAGAATTGTTAAAAACCAGGCAGTTATTAAAGCCGACTTGAGAGGATTTATCGCGTATCAAGAATCAAATTCGATACAAGATGTAGAATATTTATTGACGAATTTTGATATGTTTGAAAAGACAATCTGCGAAGAATACGGCGGCACAATTCGCAATGTTGTCGGCGATTCTCATCTTTTAACTTTTCCCGAAGCTCACTCAGCTTTAGCAGCAATGGAAAACCTATGTGAAAACTGGAAACTTTTTATTCAAACTCATCAAATACCTTGTGGTTTATCGATTGGAATTGCTAAAGGTAATTTATATATTTTTAGGTCTTGCACCTATGGAAAAGATATTAATACTGCGGCGAGACTAGAAAAAGTTAGTGGCATAGTTTGTCCGGGTACGGATAAAAATTCTGTGGTAGCTTCAGAACAGATCAAACGGGAAGTTAGCGGTTCTAAGTGGGAATATAAATTAATAAAAATTGATAAGAATGTAATTTTAGATAATATTATGGATTACAGTCATTTTGATTTTTTTAAGGAGAATGAAGTTTATCGGTGTCTAGTTGATTAA
- a CDS encoding deaminase, with amino-acid sequence MTQEKKQNIFDELSQYRQQIELPPAGSEIDKSTIAKLEIGGQTFFGINSGSNPTRRKITFSVNPITKTHAEADAFQQADDAGIRGGKARLIVDRDLCAACGIRGGVNSMAWQLGIEELEIITPSGSKVIIPQPPKRRSQ; translated from the coding sequence ATGACTCAAGAAAAAAAACAAAATATTTTTGATGAACTATCTCAATACAGACAGCAGATCGAGCTTCCACCGGCTGGCAGTGAAATAGATAAATCAACCATTGCTAAACTAGAAATAGGTGGTCAAACTTTCTTCGGTATCAACTCCGGTAGTAACCCCACTCGTCGAAAAATTACTTTTTCTGTCAATCCGATCACCAAAACCCACGCCGAAGCGGATGCTTTTCAACAAGCTGATGATGCAGGAATTAGAGGTGGAAAAGCCCGCTTGATTGTCGATCGCGATCTTTGCGCTGCTTGTGGTATAAGAGGAGGAGTAAATTCTATGGCTTGGCAGTTAGGCATAGAAGAATTAGAAATAATTACTCCCAGTGGCAGCAAAGTTATAATCCCCCAACCACCAAAAAGAAGGAGTCAATAA
- a CDS encoding Imm1 family immunity protein, producing MIVLNLSVENWIGNRNQGCLIDNPTWQQIEEAILELDGKTKTLVTLGSDDDTYMSIGGGFSGKYIVNATFDNISFQNLVDLSKSQAIEKLVVGGQEGNYSTQMCIELQVALLAAKTFAESGELERSLSWEEEKSLVSI from the coding sequence ATGATCGTGTTAAATCTATCTGTAGAAAATTGGATAGGCAACCGAAATCAAGGTTGCCTAATTGACAATCCCACTTGGCAACAAATAGAAGAAGCCATACTTGAATTAGATGGAAAAACCAAAACTTTAGTTACCTTGGGGAGCGATGATGACACTTACATGAGCATTGGAGGTGGTTTTTCTGGCAAATATATCGTCAATGCAACTTTTGACAACATCAGCTTTCAAAACTTAGTTGATTTATCAAAAAGCCAGGCTATAGAAAAGTTAGTTGTGGGGGGACAAGAAGGCAATTATTCCACGCAAATGTGCATTGAATTACAAGTAGCTTTGTTAGCGGCTAAAACCTTTGCAGAATCAGGGGAACTAGAGCGTTCGCTTTCTTGGGAAGAAGAGAAATCATTAGTCTCGATCTGA